Proteins found in one Primulina eburnea isolate SZY01 chromosome 16, ASM2296580v1, whole genome shotgun sequence genomic segment:
- the LOC140816724 gene encoding NADPH-dependent diflavin oxidoreductase 1-like isoform X3: MKHSQNGGVLSEDKGGGFYAAFSRDQPRKVYVQHKIKEQSTKIWGLLSQGASVYIAGSSNKMPSDVLSAFEDIVSAESGVSKEVASRWIRALEKAGKYYVEAWS; encoded by the coding sequence atgaaacaTTCACAGAACGGAGGGGTACTATCCGAAGACAAGGGTGGAGGATTCTATGCTGCGTTTTCAAGGGACCAGCCACGGAAAGTGTATGTGCAACACAAAATTAAGGAGCAAAGCACTAAGATATGGGGTTTGCTTAGTCAAGGTGCTTCTGTGTACATTGCTGGATCGTCAAATAAGATGCCTTCAGATGTATTATCAGCCTTTGAAGATATAGTTTCTGCTGAAAGTGGGGTTTCGAAAGAGGTTGCTTCGAGATGGATTCGAGCACTGGAGAAGGCCGGCAAGTATTATGTCGAAGCCTGGTCTTGA